The genomic stretch TCCGACGAGATCGGGGCCTTGGGCCCGCCGACCAGCTGCGATCCGCCGATCGCCTGGACCACGTTGGCGCCCTGCTCGATCACCTGCTGCCGCTGGTCATGCCACGCCGTGGTGACCGAGTTCAGCAGGTTCGCGAAGTTCGCCTTCGGGAAGTAGGTGCCGCAGAAGAACGGGTCGCCGTCCGGGGTGGCGAAGACTGTCATGGGCCAGCCGCCCTGCCCGGTCATGGCCTGGGTAGCGGTCATGTAGACGGCGTCGACGTCCGGCCGTTCCTCCCGGTCGACCTTGATCGACACGAAGCCCGCGTTCATCAGCTCGGCGATCCGCTCGTCCTCGAAGGACTCGTGCGCCATCACGTGACACCAGTGGCAGGCCGCGTACCCCACCGAGATCAGCACCGGCACGTCGCGGCGTCTGGCCTCGGCGAACGCCTCGTCGGACCATTGCCACCAATCCACGGGATTGTCGGCGTGCTGCAGCAGGTAGGGCGAGGTCGCTCCGGCAAGACGGTTGGCCATGCCCACAGCCTCTCACTCCCGGCGGCCGGGGGCTCGGAGGCGAGGTTTTCGTGACCTAGACGGCGTCGTCGGCGCGCAGCGGGCGGATGTTGGCCGGCGCGGCCTCGGCGAGCTGGGTCAGCGCCTGCACGATCCGGTCGTCGGGCATCGGCTTGCAGAAGTGGTAGCCCTGAGCGGCGGGGCAGTTGAGCGCGATGAGGGCGGCACGCTGCTCGGTGGTCTCGACACCCTCGGCCACCACCCGTACGCCGAGGCGGGCGCCGAGCTCGACCGCCCCTCGCACCACGGCCTCGGCCGCCGTCGACTCGATCATGTCGTCGACGAACGAGCGGTCGATCTTGATCTCGTCGACCGGGGCGCGGGTGACGATCGCCAGGGACGAGTACCCGGTGCCGAAGTCGTCGAGCGAGAGCTTGACACCGTTGTCACGCAGCTCCGCCAGCACCTCGTCGACGATCCGCTCCTCGCTGACCGCCACCGACTCGGTGATTTCGAGGACCAGGCGGGAGGCCGGGGCACGGTGCCGGCGCAGCGCCTCGGCGACCTGGGCCGGGAAGCCGGGGTCGAGCAGGCTGCGGGCCGAGACGTTGACCGAGACCGGCACGTCGATTCCCGCCGCGTGCCAGCTGCCGGCCGCCTGCAGGGCCAGGTCGAGCACCCGGGTGGTGAACGCCGTGTGCAGTTCGGCCGAGTGCTCGACGACCGGGATGAACTCGGTCGGCGACAACTGCCCGCGGCGCGGATGCTTCCAGCGTACGAGGGCCTCGACACCGGTGGGCGCGGCGGTGACCAGGTCGACGGCGGGCTGCAGGTTGAGCATGATCTGGTCGTCGGCGGCCAGCGCGTCCTGCAGCTCGGCCAGCAGCGCCAGCCCGTCGGTGGTGACGGCGTCCTGAGCGGCGTCGAAGACCGATACCGACACCTGCTGGCGCTTGGCCTGCCGCAGGGCCAGCGACGCCCGCCGCACCATCTCCGCCAGGTCGACCCGCCCGGCCGCCCCGGCCGCGACTCCGACAGCCACCTCGACAGCCAGCCGTACGCCGGACACCTCCATCGGCGCCATCAGGTGCTCGACCACGTCGCGCGCCCGCCGCAGCGCCATCGGGATCCCGGAGGGCGTGGACCCGGCCGAGCCCGCCCCGGCCAGCGTGGTGACGGTCGGGATGAGCAGCGCGAACTCGTCGTCGCCGGTACGGGCGACCAGCTCGTCGGCGCGGGCCAGCTCGGTCAGACGTTCCGCCACCGTACGCAGCACCTCGTCGCCGTGCCGGTGGCCGAGGGTGCCGTTGACCTCACGGAAGTCGTTGATGTCGAGCAGCAGCAGCGCAACCGGGCGGCGCCGGTCGAACGAGCGCAGCAGCCTGTCCCCTTCGGTCAGCAGCGTGCCTCGGTTGAGCAAACCGGTCAGCCTGTCCTGGGTGAGGTCTCGGGTGATCCGTTCCTCCAGTTCGGCCAGCCGGGTGCGGGCCGCCGCGTCGTGCAGCGCGCCGGCCAGGGCGTCGCCGAAGGCCGAGATGGCGGCCTCGTCGCGCGGCACGGGCAGGGTCGGGTCGGCCAGCCAGACGGTGAGCTCGCCGACCGCGTCCCCGGCGACCGCCATCGTCCGGGTGATCGCCGGGCCGGGCAGGCCGGCCACCACGTTGTCCTGGCCGGGGCCGTCCTGGGCGTAGCGGCGTTCGCCGTCGCGCCCGCGGACCTCGATCTCGACCCGGCGGGCGCCGAACACGTCGAGCGCGGCACCCAGCCCGGCCCGTACGACCTCGGCCTCGGTGCCGGCCGGCAGGGTCGCCGTGGCCGCCGAGAACGCCTCCCACATGCGGCGTTCCTCCTCGGCCCGCAGGTGGAACCGGTAGGTGCGCTGGAGCAGCCAGAGCGCGGGGGCGAACGCGAGGAGCCACAGCGGGCCGTCGACCAGCGCGTGCACGGCGCCCAGGCCGACCGCCACGTTGCCGACGAACATCGGGATCTTCGCGTACGAGGCCCGGACCAGGATCTGCCGGGCCGGCGCGTCCCGGTGCAGCGTGAGGGTCAGCGTGGCCAGGCCGAACGTGATGAGCTGATAGGTCAGGGCGCCGGCGATCAGTCCGATCGCCGTCACGGTGCTCAGCACGGGCGCGTTCCCGGCGACCAGGGTTGCCACCAGCGCGGCGCCGGCCGAGCCCAGGCTGAGCGAGGCGGCAAGGTGTGCCATCTCGGCCAGGTTGCGCTGCGAGTCCCACCAGGACAGCAGCGCCCAGCCGGCGAGCGCGCCGGCCAGTGTCGCGGCGGGCAGCCAGCCGGGCGGCGTCGTCACGAAGCCGATGATGAAGGCCGCCTCGCCCCAGCTCACGGACACGAAGCCGCGGCCCAGCCGGAACCGCAGCCGGGCCAGCTGACCGGCCATGACAAGCGTCACGGCGAGCGCGACCCCGGTGACGGGGGTGAGTGGACGGTCGGCCGGCAGGCCCGCGGGAAGCAGCAGCCCGGCGACGGCGACCAGGAGGGCCGCGCCGGAGACCGCGGCGGTCAGCGCGCGGACCCCTCGGGAACGGCCGGCCAGGCCCGCCGCGTCGAGCAAGGAACGGCGGACACGGGCGCCGGCGACCGGCGGGGCGCTCATGCGGAACCCCATCGGAACAGCGGCACTCGCGGATGCACGTGCATCTGCAGTGGAGAAATACGCGGGCGGGGAATGGTCATTTTCGGCGCCCCCTTCCGCGCAGGGATCGGGGGCGGTTAAGCCCCCGGCGGAAGGCTAAATCAATACCGATGAACGCAACAGGGCTTGACGCACGACGCGTGTGGCCCTTACGTCAGACCAATACGGTGAGTGCTGTCGCCCATCGTGACGACACCGCCCACCACGTGGTCAAACGCGGCGGTTGTCGCCGTCCGCCGAGCCGCCGTCACGTTGCGTAGTAACGCCCGTGACCTCGTCGTCCACACCGGCGGCGGGTTCGTCGGATCGATCCGCGTCAACGTCGTGCGTGGCCTCCCGATTGCCGGAACGCTCGAGATCGGCATTCAGCCGGGCAATCTCAGCCTCACGCTGCGTCTGCTTCGCGTCAGGAAAACTGTCGGGAAGCCGACGCAAGCGCTTGTTCATGTTGCGGATCAGCAGAACAGTCGCTATGGACATGAGCACGATGACGAACAACCCCATCGGGCCGGCCAGGCCGCCCGACCGGGTGTCGCCGAAGTTGTTGACCGCGATGAGGTCCATACCCACGAGAGTACTGACCTGCGGTCCGCTCATGGACGGGCGGGCAGGGGCTCGAGGAGGTCAGCGAGCCTCGACCGACTCGCGGATGCCCGCGAACAGGTCGGACTCGGGCACCGGGCTGTCGACCAGCGAGCGGGCCAGCTCGAAGTCTTCCGTCGGCCACACCTTCTGCTGGAGGTCGAGCGGGATCTTGAACCAGAACCCGTCGGGGTCGACCTGGGTGGCGTGGGCGCGCAACGCCTCGTCGCGGGTCTCGAAGTACTCGCCGCACTCGACGCGCGTGGTGATCTTGTCGCCTCGGTCGTCGCGGTCGGACCACTTCTCGAGCCACTCGGTGTACGGCGACTCCAGCCCGGCCGCCAGCATGCCCTCGTGCAGCGCGAGCATGCGGGCCCTGGTCCAGCCCGAGTTGTAGTACAGCTTGAGCGGCTGCCACGGCTCCCCCAGCTCGGGAAAACGCTCGGGATCGCCGGCGGCCTCGAATGCCACAACGGAGACGTTGTGGCACATGATGTGGTCGGGGTGGGGATAACCGCCGTTCTCGTCGTAGGTGGTCATGACGTGGGGGCGGAACTCGCGGATCAGCTTGATCAGCGGGAT from Paractinoplanes brasiliensis encodes the following:
- a CDS encoding putative bifunctional diguanylate cyclase/phosphodiesterase; the protein is MSAPPVAGARVRRSLLDAAGLAGRSRGVRALTAAVSGAALLVAVAGLLLPAGLPADRPLTPVTGVALAVTLVMAGQLARLRFRLGRGFVSVSWGEAAFIIGFVTTPPGWLPAATLAGALAGWALLSWWDSQRNLAEMAHLAASLSLGSAGAALVATLVAGNAPVLSTVTAIGLIAGALTYQLITFGLATLTLTLHRDAPARQILVRASYAKIPMFVGNVAVGLGAVHALVDGPLWLLAFAPALWLLQRTYRFHLRAEEERRMWEAFSAATATLPAGTEAEVVRAGLGAALDVFGARRVEIEVRGRDGERRYAQDGPGQDNVVAGLPGPAITRTMAVAGDAVGELTVWLADPTLPVPRDEAAISAFGDALAGALHDAAARTRLAELEERITRDLTQDRLTGLLNRGTLLTEGDRLLRSFDRRRPVALLLLDINDFREVNGTLGHRHGDEVLRTVAERLTELARADELVARTGDDEFALLIPTVTTLAGAGSAGSTPSGIPMALRRARDVVEHLMAPMEVSGVRLAVEVAVGVAAGAAGRVDLAEMVRRASLALRQAKRQQVSVSVFDAAQDAVTTDGLALLAELQDALAADDQIMLNLQPAVDLVTAAPTGVEALVRWKHPRRGQLSPTEFIPVVEHSAELHTAFTTRVLDLALQAAGSWHAAGIDVPVSVNVSARSLLDPGFPAQVAEALRRHRAPASRLVLEITESVAVSEERIVDEVLAELRDNGVKLSLDDFGTGYSSLAIVTRAPVDEIKIDRSFVDDMIESTAAEAVVRGAVELGARLGVRVVAEGVETTEQRAALIALNCPAAQGYHFCKPMPDDRIVQALTQLAEAAPANIRPLRADDAV
- the mca gene encoding mycothiol conjugate amidase Mca; amino-acid sequence: MAEQLRLMAVHAHPDDESSKGAATMARYVAEGVRVMVATCTGGERGSILNPKMDRPDVLENISAIRRAEMDRAREILGVEQSWLGFVDSGLPEGDPLPPLPEGCFGLQDPETAAIPLIKLIREFRPHVMTTYDENGGYPHPDHIMCHNVSVVAFEAAGDPERFPELGEPWQPLKLYYNSGWTRARMLALHEGMLAAGLESPYTEWLEKWSDRDDRGDKITTRVECGEYFETRDEALRAHATQVDPDGFWFKIPLDLQQKVWPTEDFELARSLVDSPVPESDLFAGIRESVEAR